The genomic segment GTGACTGCTGATGTGGTACCCGGCGAAGTCTTGGGTGACCACGTGTCCGAACCGATGGTCTCGGACACTTTCCTCGTGCAGCGCCATCGATAGACCCATGGTCATGCCTCCGATGAGTTGTGAACGCAAAGTCGTCGGATTGATCACCCGCCCGACGGAGAACACACCGAGCATCCGCGACACGCGGATTTCGCCGGTGTGGCGGTTGACCCGTGCCTCGGCGAATTGCGCTCCGAACGAATACATCCCGTAGTGCTCCGCAGCGTCATTGTCCGGCTGCTCGGTGAGCGTGCTCGCCCCGACCGCGGGCGTGATGCCGTGTTCACGGCGGAAGGCAGCCGCGGCAGCGCAGATGGTCGCGCCCCAGGAGCTGAGACCGGAAGAAGCGCCTTCCACCGAGGCCGCAGGCAGGTCGGTGTCACCGATCTGCAGATCGACGGCATGGAAGTCCACGCCGAGGGCGTCGGCCGCGATCTGGGTCAGCGTGGTCCAGGTGCCCGTGCCGATGTCGGCTGCCCCGATCTGAACGGCGAAACAGCCCGGGGACGTGTGGGCGATTCTCGCGCAGTTGCCGGGCATGCGCTTGGCGGGATACGTCGCCGAAGCAACGCCAGTTCCGATCAGCCATTCGCCCTGTTGACGTCGCCGCGGCGCGGGGTCGCGAGGCGTCCAGCCGAATCGTTCGGCGCCTGTCTGCAAGCAGTCGACCAGACGCCGGTCGGACCAGGGGTTGCCGTTCTCGGGATCGACCGGGGGCTCGTTGCGCACGCGCAGTGCGATCGGATCCAGACTGCAGGCCGCCGCAAGCTCGTCCATCGCGGCTTCCAAGGCGAAGGCGCCGGGGCACTCACCCGGGGCGCGCATCCAGAACGGGACGGCGACGTCGCGCTTGACCAGTCGATGGGTGGTCGCGCGGGTGCCGGCCGCATACATCATCCGAGTCAGCACCCCGGTCTGCTCGGCGTATTCCTTGACGGCCGAGGTTTGTTCCAGAACATCGTGGGTGATCGCGGTCAGCTTGCCGTCGCGGCGGGCGCCCAGTCGGATGCGTTGGATGGTCGGTGTGCGGTAACCGACGAGAGCGAACATCTGCTGGCGGGTCAGGGCAAGCTTGACATGACGGCCGGGGACGCGCTGTGCGGCCATGACGGCCAGCACGTTATGGGAATGAGGCGCGCCTTTAGAGCCGAATCCGCCACCGACGTATTTGCCGACGACGCGGATCTGGTCCTTGTCCAAACCGAACGCGGTGGCCATCCGCTCGCGCACGACGTGCACGCCCTGGGTGGCGTCGTGCAGTGTCAGTCGGGGTCCGTGCGCTTCCCATAACGCGATGGTGGCGTGCGGCTCCATCGGACTGTTGTGTTCCAGGGGAGTCGTGTAGATCTGGTCGATCACCACCTCGGCCGCCCCGAGCTCGGCCTCGACGTCGCCGTCGCGAGTGTCGGTGACGTAACCGCCGTTGATGCCGTCGGGAGCGTAGGTATCCGGGTCGTCGCGGCGAAGCTCGGTGTTGTGGCGCGCGCTGTCGTAGTCGACGTGGACGAGACGCGCTGCCAGGCGCGCGATTTCAGCTGTTTCGGCGACCACACCCCCGATGATCTGTCCCCGATAATGCACCTGCTCGTCCTGCAGAATGGTCAGGTCACCGTCGGAGATGTCGGCCAGCGCAGGCGCATCGAAGACGGTCAGGACCGCCTGGACGCCGTCGAGCGCGTGCGCCTGCGTCGTGTCCATCCTCGTGATGCGGCCACGTGCGATGGTGGCCTGCAACGGAACTAGGTACAGCGGTGCTTCGACCCGGTATTCGTAGGCGTACGGCGCGGTCCCGGTGACCTTCGCGGGCCCGTCCACGCGGGCAATTCGGGCGCCAATGGCCCGAGGCTGCAGTGCGGTCATTATTGGTGCCCCCGTGTCACTGAGGTGAGCGTCGCGACGATGGCGCGGCGGGTCAGATCGACCTTGAAGGCGTTGCCGGCCAACGGCATTGCGTATCGCAGCTCGGCGTCGGCGGCACGGCGGAAGATCTCCTCGGCCGCAGGTTCACCGGTGAGCGCCCCCTCAACTCGAGTGGCGCGCCACGGCTGGTGGGCCACGCCCCCGAGGGCAATCCGAGCCGACTGCACGACACCGCCCACGACGACGACTTCAGCGGCCACCGAGGTGAGCGCGAAGGCATAGGACGCGCGGTCGCGGACTTTGAGGTAAGTGGAGCGGGCACCGGCGGGCGGACGCGGAATTTCCACGGCCGTGATCAGGGCTCCGGCGGGCAGGGTGGTGTCGCGGTCGGGTCGGTCACCTGGCAACCGGTAGAACTGGGCCAGGGCCAGACGGTGTTCACCGCTGGAATCGACATACACCACC from the Mycobacterium lentiflavum genome contains:
- a CDS encoding xanthine dehydrogenase family protein molybdopterin-binding subunit, coding for MTALQPRAIGARIARVDGPAKVTGTAPYAYEYRVEAPLYLVPLQATIARGRITRMDTTQAHALDGVQAVLTVFDAPALADISDGDLTILQDEQVHYRGQIIGGVVAETAEIARLAARLVHVDYDSARHNTELRRDDPDTYAPDGINGGYVTDTRDGDVEAELGAAEVVIDQIYTTPLEHNSPMEPHATIALWEAHGPRLTLHDATQGVHVVRERMATAFGLDKDQIRVVGKYVGGGFGSKGAPHSHNVLAVMAAQRVPGRHVKLALTRQQMFALVGYRTPTIQRIRLGARRDGKLTAITHDVLEQTSAVKEYAEQTGVLTRMMYAAGTRATTHRLVKRDVAVPFWMRAPGECPGAFALEAAMDELAAACSLDPIALRVRNEPPVDPENGNPWSDRRLVDCLQTGAERFGWTPRDPAPRRRQQGEWLIGTGVASATYPAKRMPGNCARIAHTSPGCFAVQIGAADIGTGTWTTLTQIAADALGVDFHAVDLQIGDTDLPAASVEGASSGLSSWGATICAAAAAFRREHGITPAVGASTLTEQPDNDAAEHYGMYSFGAQFAEARVNRHTGEIRVSRMLGVFSVGRVINPTTLRSQLIGGMTMGLSMALHEESVRDHRFGHVVTQDFAGYHISSHADIPEIDALWLDSVDEHSNPMGSRGAGEIGIVGSAAAVANAVFHATGVRVRDLPITCEKVNVI